Proteins encoded within one genomic window of Thermoleophilaceae bacterium:
- a CDS encoding enoyl-CoA hydratase/isomerase family protein: protein MDLLRLSFPAQGVALVEIDHPPANSLVPELYAELSSVAGLLEEDDRARAVVFASANDRIFVSGADLKRMAPDDLTRASVLERVDRAHAAFLRLQRLGKPTVAAIEGHALGGGCELALAMDFRVMQRGRPRIGLPEVSLALIPAAGGTQRLPRLIGRARAAELIMLAERLDADAAERIGLVNRACDEARAAALELAGRLAEMPPIALRAVKACLNDGVDGDLARGLAAERTAAADAFVQPEAREAIAAFVSRARD from the coding sequence GTGGACCTCCTCCGCCTCAGCTTCCCGGCCCAGGGCGTCGCGCTCGTCGAGATCGACCACCCCCCGGCGAACTCGCTCGTCCCGGAGCTCTACGCGGAACTGAGCAGCGTCGCGGGGCTGCTGGAGGAGGACGATCGCGCGCGGGCGGTGGTCTTCGCGAGCGCCAACGACCGGATCTTCGTCTCCGGCGCCGACCTCAAGCGTATGGCCCCCGACGATCTCACCCGGGCGTCGGTGCTCGAGCGTGTCGACCGGGCGCATGCCGCGTTTCTGCGCCTGCAACGGCTGGGCAAGCCGACCGTCGCCGCCATCGAGGGCCACGCGCTCGGCGGTGGCTGCGAGCTGGCCCTGGCGATGGACTTCCGCGTGATGCAGCGCGGGCGGCCGCGCATCGGGCTGCCCGAGGTATCGCTAGCGCTCATCCCCGCCGCCGGGGGCACCCAGCGGCTGCCGCGGCTGATCGGGCGGGCGCGAGCCGCGGAGCTGATCATGCTCGCGGAGCGCCTGGACGCCGACGCGGCCGAGCGCATCGGCCTCGTCAACCGCGCCTGCGACGAGGCCCGCGCGGCCGCGCTCGAGCTGGCCGGCCGCCTGGCGGAGATGCCGCCCATCGCGCTGCGCGCCGTCAAGGCGTGCCTCAACGACGGGGTGGATGGCGACCTCGCGCGCGGCCTGGCCGCCGAGCGCACCGCCGCGGCGGACGCGTTCGTCCAGCCGGAGGCACGCGAGGCGATCGCTGCATTCGTCTCACGAGCGCGGGATTGA
- a CDS encoding aldehyde dehydrogenase family protein → MSTTQQQEVQPLSEAAAAFVAGPHGLLIGDGWTAAADGRTFSTHDPSTAAAICDVALAGPEDVARAVTAARAALEGAWREVTPAECARLMLRLADLLESRAGLLAEIEALDNGKPVRMARVVDVPLAVEQLRYYAGWPTKITGDTLPVSAPGMHVYTRREPVGVCAQIVPWNFPLYTAVQKVAPAVAAGCTVVLKPAEQTPLTALMLGRLVQEAGFPPGVVNVLTGDGTTGAALVDHPGVDKIAFTGSTSVGREIGVKAAQAFKRVTLELGGKSPSIVLPDADVEQTARGAYQAMYFNTGQVCQAGTRLFVHRDQHDELVAALAERASKARVGPGLAPDTQLGPVVSAEQHERVLQYIRSGIEEGAKLVVGHGGEANAGRGWFVRPSLFTGVDDDMAIAREEIFGPVLVAMPYDDLDEVARRANASEYGLAAYVWTGDLAAGHRLAAKLQAGSVFVNTVTMNDPAAPFGGFKSSGIGREGGEANLDAYLETKTVWTRIG, encoded by the coding sequence ATGAGCACCACACAGCAACAGGAAGTCCAGCCGCTGAGCGAGGCCGCGGCCGCGTTCGTCGCCGGGCCGCACGGCCTCCTGATCGGCGACGGGTGGACGGCCGCTGCGGACGGCCGCACGTTCAGCACCCACGATCCCTCCACGGCGGCGGCGATCTGCGACGTGGCTTTGGCCGGGCCGGAGGATGTCGCCAGGGCCGTGACGGCGGCCCGCGCCGCTCTCGAGGGGGCGTGGCGCGAGGTCACGCCGGCGGAGTGCGCGCGGCTGATGCTGCGTCTGGCGGACCTGCTGGAGTCGCGTGCGGGCCTGCTTGCGGAGATCGAGGCGCTCGACAACGGCAAGCCGGTCCGGATGGCGCGGGTCGTGGACGTGCCGCTGGCGGTTGAGCAGCTGCGCTACTACGCGGGCTGGCCGACGAAGATCACCGGCGACACGCTGCCGGTGTCGGCACCCGGGATGCATGTCTACACGCGCCGCGAGCCGGTCGGCGTGTGTGCGCAGATCGTGCCTTGGAACTTCCCGCTCTACACTGCGGTTCAGAAGGTCGCGCCGGCCGTAGCCGCGGGCTGCACGGTAGTGCTCAAGCCGGCGGAGCAGACGCCCCTCACGGCGCTGATGCTCGGCCGCCTGGTGCAGGAGGCGGGCTTCCCGCCGGGCGTGGTCAACGTCCTCACTGGCGACGGCACCACCGGTGCAGCGCTGGTGGATCATCCGGGCGTCGACAAGATCGCCTTCACCGGCTCCACGTCGGTCGGCCGCGAGATCGGGGTCAAGGCGGCGCAGGCCTTCAAGCGCGTGACGCTGGAGCTGGGCGGCAAGAGCCCGAGCATCGTCCTGCCGGACGCCGATGTGGAGCAGACCGCGCGCGGCGCCTATCAGGCGATGTACTTCAACACCGGGCAGGTGTGCCAGGCGGGCACGCGGCTGTTCGTGCACCGCGACCAGCACGACGAGCTTGTCGCCGCGCTGGCGGAGCGCGCCTCGAAGGCGCGGGTCGGCCCCGGCCTGGCGCCAGACACGCAGCTCGGGCCGGTCGTCTCGGCCGAGCAGCACGAGCGCGTGCTGCAGTACATCCGCTCGGGGATCGAGGAAGGGGCGAAGCTCGTCGTCGGTCATGGTGGCGAGGCGAACGCCGGGCGCGGCTGGTTCGTACGACCGAGCCTCTTTACGGGCGTCGACGACGACATGGCGATCGCACGCGAGGAGATCTTCGGGCCGGTGCTCGTGGCCATGCCCTACGACGACCTCGACGAGGTCGCCCGCCGGGCGAACGCCAGCGAGTACGGCTTGGCGGCCTACGTCTGGACCGGGGACTTGGCCGCGGGCCACCGGCTCGCGGCGAAGCTCCAGGCAGGCTCGGTGTTCGTCAACACCGTGACGATGAACGACCCCGCGGCGCCGTTCGGGGGGTTCAAGAGCTCGGGCATCGGCCGCGAGGGCGGGGAGGCGAACCTCGACGCCTACCTCGAGACCAAGACGGTCTGGACGCGCATCGGCTGA
- a CDS encoding AMP-binding protein has protein sequence MLVPEMLRHSAHVRPGWEAVAEGGRTLTYAQLEERAQRLANALRGGLGLEAGERFGLLSTNRIEFPELYFGAAAARLACVPVNYRLAAPEVAEILDDAEARLLVADPALGELVARVTGDAGFDGRLLWLGDPYERLLADASPGRRDEEADDREAVLQMYTSGTTGTPKGVVLSHRNVVANSWHLLAEDSVVASDRYLSTGPLCHLGAGSRIFLLAHVGATHLIHPRFDAERAAREMAEGTANSALIVPAMVRQLLDAVDAAGTSLRGKVRLITYGMAPMPRDILTEALERLGCDFQQGYGLTEGGPNLTILPPEDHRPDASGEWSQRLTSVGRETIGVRVRVVDADDRDVPPGEIGEVIARGPNIMEGYWHRPEETEAALGGGWLRTGDLAMVDDTGYVYLVDRSKDMLVSGGFNVYPREIERQLEQHPAVAEVAVVAEPHERWGEVPVAFVVPSSTVDGDELDAELARFCDERLARFKNPKRWVFVDELPRNSIGKVSKPELRARLEEAKA, from the coding sequence ATGCTCGTGCCCGAGATGCTCCGCCACAGCGCCCACGTCCGCCCGGGCTGGGAGGCGGTGGCCGAGGGCGGGCGGACGCTCACGTACGCGCAGCTCGAGGAGCGCGCGCAGCGCCTGGCCAATGCGCTGCGCGGCGGCCTCGGGCTCGAGGCGGGCGAGCGCTTCGGGTTGCTCTCGACCAACCGGATCGAGTTCCCCGAGCTGTACTTCGGCGCGGCGGCGGCACGCCTGGCCTGCGTGCCGGTCAACTACCGGCTGGCCGCGCCCGAGGTCGCCGAGATCCTGGACGACGCCGAGGCGCGCCTGCTCGTGGCCGATCCGGCGCTCGGGGAGCTGGTGGCCAGGGTCACGGGCGACGCCGGGTTCGACGGCCGGCTGCTGTGGCTGGGCGACCCCTACGAGCGCCTGCTCGCCGACGCCTCGCCGGGGCGGCGCGACGAGGAGGCCGACGACCGCGAGGCGGTGCTGCAGATGTACACGTCGGGCACCACCGGGACCCCCAAGGGCGTCGTGCTCAGCCACCGCAACGTGGTCGCCAACTCGTGGCACCTGCTCGCAGAGGACTCCGTCGTGGCGTCCGACCGGTACCTCAGCACCGGGCCGCTCTGCCACCTCGGCGCGGGCTCGCGCATCTTCCTGCTCGCCCACGTGGGCGCCACGCACCTGATCCATCCGCGCTTCGACGCCGAGCGCGCGGCCCGCGAGATGGCGGAGGGCACAGCCAACTCGGCGCTCATCGTCCCCGCGATGGTGCGCCAGCTCCTCGACGCCGTGGACGCCGCCGGCACGTCCCTGCGCGGCAAGGTCCGGCTAATCACCTACGGCATGGCGCCGATGCCGCGCGACATCCTCACCGAGGCGCTCGAGCGCCTCGGCTGCGACTTCCAGCAGGGATACGGGCTCACTGAGGGCGGGCCCAACCTCACGATCCTCCCGCCCGAGGACCACCGGCCCGATGCGAGCGGCGAGTGGTCCCAGCGCCTCACATCGGTGGGGCGGGAGACGATCGGCGTGCGAGTGCGGGTGGTGGACGCCGACGATCGCGACGTGCCACCCGGCGAGATCGGGGAGGTGATTGCGCGCGGCCCGAACATCATGGAGGGCTACTGGCACCGCCCGGAGGAGACCGAGGCGGCGCTGGGCGGCGGCTGGCTGCGCACGGGCGATCTCGCGATGGTCGACGACACCGGCTACGTCTACCTCGTCGATCGCAGCAAGGACATGCTCGTCTCGGGCGGCTTCAACGTCTACCCGCGCGAGATCGAGCGCCAGCTCGAGCAGCACCCCGCGGTCGCGGAGGTCGCAGTGGTGGCCGAGCCGCACGAGCGCTGGGGCGAGGTGCCGGTGGCGTTCGTCGTCCCGTCGTCCACCGTCGACGGCGACGAGCTCGACGCGGAGCTGGCGCGGTTCTGCGACGAGCGCCTGGCGCGGTTCAAGAACCCCAAGCGCTGGGTGTTCGTCGACGAGCTGCCGCGCAACTCGATCGGGAAGGTGTCGAAGCCGGAGCTGCGCGCCCGGCTGGAGGAGGCGAAGGCATGA
- a CDS encoding thiamine pyrophosphate-binding protein produces MGANATGVAGSTAAEAAVEALRQGGVDVVFGNPGTTEIPLIKQLTRDDAGLRYVLTLHEGTAVSAAMGNALATGRPGVALVHAMPGLSNGLSMYFNAWRSGVPLVLIVGQQDRRHQYLNPILQADLTDILRAVSKSVWEAKTAAEIPDMLTQSLVAAASSPPGPVLLAVPVDLWDEPVAAPARAVSARPRRSGPAAGPDVAALADALAGARSPVFVAGDLVGMSDAGGSLAELAELAGATAFWAPGSSLANFPTSSPCHRGPIFPNAASFERTFGGADLTVFFGVDLHAPILFAGTEMVPPACRVAAVTESPADPLGALRPDLFVHGDLTAAIPAIADRLRERLSSGVPPELEQRRERIVTEGPALRDKLLRRSLESAAETPMSGRSAVATILDAAPMDAMVVDESVSNAWVSLLGSFDDPVSYLAPARGGALGHALGVAVGAKIAREDRPALVIVGDGAAIYGVQGLWTIAHEELPVVVCVLNNNGYAILKDFLHSEHFSPELAADPLAIDSDAGRMSIAHPAVDVPGLARSWGLDAVRVDDAASCRSAVQEAFASGRPWVIDVQVRHAPKGGA; encoded by the coding sequence ATGGGTGCGAACGCGACGGGCGTGGCCGGCTCGACGGCGGCGGAGGCGGCGGTCGAGGCCCTGCGCCAGGGGGGCGTGGACGTGGTGTTCGGCAATCCCGGCACCACGGAGATCCCGCTCATCAAGCAGCTCACCCGCGACGACGCGGGCCTGCGCTACGTGCTCACGCTCCACGAGGGCACCGCCGTGTCGGCCGCGATGGGCAATGCGCTCGCCACCGGCCGGCCCGGGGTGGCGCTCGTGCACGCCATGCCGGGGCTGAGCAACGGGCTGAGCATGTACTTCAACGCCTGGCGCAGCGGCGTGCCGCTCGTGCTGATCGTCGGCCAGCAGGACCGCCGCCACCAGTACCTCAACCCGATCCTCCAGGCCGACCTCACCGACATCCTGCGCGCCGTGAGCAAGTCGGTCTGGGAGGCCAAGACAGCCGCCGAGATCCCCGACATGCTCACGCAGTCGCTGGTGGCCGCGGCCTCGTCGCCGCCGGGGCCGGTGCTGCTCGCCGTGCCGGTCGACCTCTGGGACGAGCCGGTCGCGGCGCCCGCGCGGGCCGTGTCCGCCCGCCCGCGCCGGAGTGGTCCCGCCGCAGGGCCTGACGTGGCCGCGCTGGCAGACGCCCTGGCCGGGGCGCGGTCGCCGGTGTTCGTGGCCGGCGACCTCGTCGGGATGAGCGACGCGGGTGGTTCACTGGCGGAGCTGGCGGAGCTCGCGGGCGCCACGGCGTTCTGGGCGCCGGGGTCGAGCCTGGCGAACTTCCCCACTTCGAGCCCGTGCCACCGTGGGCCGATCTTCCCCAACGCGGCCAGCTTCGAGCGCACGTTCGGCGGTGCCGACCTCACCGTCTTCTTCGGCGTGGATCTGCACGCTCCAATCCTGTTCGCCGGCACCGAGATGGTCCCGCCCGCGTGCCGGGTGGCGGCGGTCACCGAGAGCCCGGCCGACCCGCTCGGCGCGCTGCGGCCGGACCTGTTCGTGCACGGCGACCTGACCGCGGCAATCCCCGCGATCGCTGACAGGCTGCGAGAGCGCCTGTCGTCCGGGGTGCCACCCGAGCTCGAGCAGCGGCGGGAGCGGATTGTCACGGAGGGGCCGGCGCTGCGCGACAAGCTGCTGCGCCGCTCGCTCGAGAGTGCCGCCGAGACGCCGATGTCGGGCCGCAGCGCAGTGGCCACCATCCTCGACGCCGCCCCCATGGACGCGATGGTGGTCGACGAGAGCGTGTCGAACGCCTGGGTGTCGCTGCTCGGCTCCTTCGATGACCCGGTCAGCTATCTGGCCCCGGCGCGCGGCGGCGCGCTCGGCCACGCGCTCGGCGTGGCGGTGGGGGCGAAGATCGCGCGCGAGGATCGCCCCGCGCTCGTGATCGTCGGCGACGGCGCGGCGATCTACGGGGTGCAGGGGCTTTGGACGATCGCCCACGAGGAGCTGCCCGTTGTCGTCTGCGTGCTGAACAACAACGGCTACGCGATCCTCAAGGACTTCCTCCACTCCGAGCACTTCAGCCCGGAGCTGGCCGCCGACCCGCTCGCGATCGACTCCGACGCTGGGCGGATGTCGATCGCCCACCCGGCTGTGGATGTGCCCGGGCTCGCCCGGTCCTGGGGTCTGGACGCGGTGCGGGTCGACGATGCTGCTTCCTGCCGCAGCGCCGTGCAGGAGGCGTTCGCGAGCGGCCGGCCTTGGGTCATCGACGTGCAGGTGCGCCACGCGCCGAAGGGCGGCGCCTGA
- a CDS encoding Rieske (2Fe-2S) protein produces MKHVLGPAGDFPEGSCRILRVGRRQIGVYNVEGRFYAVRNSCPHHGAPICMGTLGGTMVPSKPGEYSYGMENRVLRCPWHGWEFDIETGKALFGVDKSRVVTYPVEIEDGQLVIEAKGV; encoded by the coding sequence GTGAAGCACGTCCTCGGGCCCGCCGGTGACTTCCCGGAGGGCAGCTGCCGGATCCTCAGGGTCGGGCGGCGCCAGATCGGCGTCTACAACGTCGAGGGGCGCTTCTACGCGGTGCGCAACAGCTGTCCTCACCACGGCGCGCCGATCTGCATGGGCACCCTGGGCGGCACGATGGTGCCGTCCAAGCCGGGCGAGTACAGCTACGGGATGGAGAACCGGGTGCTGCGCTGTCCGTGGCACGGGTGGGAGTTCGACATCGAGACCGGCAAGGCGCTCTTCGGCGTCGACAAGAGCCGTGTCGTCACATACCCGGTCGAGATCGAGGACGGCCAGCTGGTGATCGAGGCGAAGGGAGTCTGA
- a CDS encoding amidohydrolase family protein, whose translation MSNARVIDCDVHPMIRDRGEPLEQYLPAPMRRRLAGRTTALVEPLPASRFAHPGGHVLRPDARPPSGGPPGSDPEYVKEDLLDRFEVSAAVLLPLQGAATSAWTNPQEAAALASAFNDYFIEHWLPVDRRFNLAITVAPQDPHTAAEEVRRVGATDGVVSVWVPFLDILIGQRHYHPIFDAAHELGLPITLHGCGTEGMYQGLPSFASGTPTTYAERYVDFFQFGIGHLASIVFEGVLDRFPGLRFGFTEMGWSWLPSTLARLDQAWQASRVEIPWVTRRPSEYVRDCVRFTSQPIEEPEGKGDYVAHMSRLADAEHTLMFSSDYPHWDNDQYTRAIRKLPEDMRDAVSFENAMELYRPRVAEGVTA comes from the coding sequence ATGAGCAACGCGAGAGTCATCGACTGCGACGTGCACCCGATGATCCGGGATCGCGGCGAGCCGCTGGAGCAATACCTGCCGGCGCCGATGCGCCGGCGCCTGGCTGGGCGTACCACCGCGCTCGTCGAGCCGCTTCCCGCAAGCCGGTTCGCCCATCCGGGCGGGCACGTCCTGCGCCCCGACGCCCGCCCACCCTCCGGCGGGCCGCCGGGGTCGGACCCCGAGTACGTCAAGGAGGATCTGCTCGACCGCTTCGAGGTCAGCGCGGCCGTCCTCCTTCCGCTCCAGGGCGCCGCCACGTCCGCATGGACCAACCCGCAGGAGGCCGCGGCGCTCGCGTCGGCGTTCAACGACTACTTCATCGAGCACTGGCTGCCGGTCGACCGCCGCTTCAACCTGGCGATCACCGTCGCGCCTCAGGACCCTCACACGGCCGCGGAAGAGGTCCGGCGTGTGGGCGCGACCGACGGCGTCGTGTCCGTCTGGGTGCCGTTCCTCGACATCCTGATCGGGCAGCGTCACTACCACCCGATCTTCGACGCCGCGCACGAGCTCGGGCTGCCGATCACCCTGCACGGCTGCGGCACGGAGGGCATGTACCAGGGCCTGCCGTCGTTCGCGTCCGGCACGCCGACCACGTACGCCGAGCGCTACGTCGACTTCTTCCAGTTCGGCATCGGCCACCTCGCGAGCATCGTGTTCGAGGGCGTGCTCGACCGCTTTCCCGGCCTGCGCTTCGGCTTCACCGAGATGGGCTGGTCATGGCTGCCGTCGACGCTCGCCCGCCTGGACCAGGCGTGGCAGGCCTCGCGCGTGGAGATCCCGTGGGTGACCAGGCGCCCCAGCGAGTACGTGCGCGACTGCGTCCGCTTCACCTCCCAGCCGATCGAGGAGCCCGAGGGCAAGGGCGACTACGTGGCCCACATGTCGCGGCTCGCGGATGCCGAGCACACGCTGATGTTCAGCAGCGATTACCCGCACTGGGACAACGACCAGTACACGCGCGCGATCCGCAAGCTGCCGGAGGACATGCGCGACGCGGTGTCCTTCGAGAACGCGATGGAGCTCTACCGGCCGCGGGTCGCCGAGGGGGTGACGGCGTGA
- a CDS encoding acyl-CoA dehydrogenase family protein, giving the protein MAVRASSRPAHPLFRDEHEQLREAIAAWAGDRLVPHIEEWERRAEFPAEVFTELGELGWLGLQYPEAYGGQGGDFAANLVLCEELSRCGAESVSTAVAVHTAMAGPPILRFGTEEQRQRHLPELLAGRRIAAIAISEPGGGSDVAGIRTSARRGGGGWVLNGGKTFITNGARAGLILVIARTGQRDDGRPLFSLFLVEGDTPGLTRGPKLEKLGRHASDTCELFFDSVQLPEDALLGEEGRGFHQIMWELEAERIMSAATSVALGRHALDLAVEYVRGRRQFGAPLADKQAIRHELATRAARLAAARDLVHGTAWRFQRDRAGADEISMAKLFAAEALGEVADYALQLHGGYGYMREYPIGRVWIEARAKRITAGTDEIQREIIARHLLGPIHVVEGARP; this is encoded by the coding sequence ATGGCGGTACGGGCATCTTCAAGGCCTGCCCACCCGCTGTTCCGGGACGAGCACGAGCAGCTGCGCGAGGCCATCGCCGCTTGGGCGGGTGACCGGCTCGTCCCGCACATCGAGGAGTGGGAGCGCCGCGCGGAGTTCCCAGCGGAGGTCTTCACGGAGCTCGGCGAGCTCGGCTGGCTGGGCCTGCAGTACCCGGAGGCCTACGGCGGGCAGGGCGGGGACTTCGCTGCCAACCTCGTGCTGTGCGAGGAGCTCTCGCGCTGCGGCGCGGAGTCCGTGAGCACGGCCGTGGCAGTGCACACGGCCATGGCCGGCCCGCCGATCCTGCGCTTCGGCACCGAGGAGCAGCGGCAGCGCCACCTACCCGAGCTGCTGGCCGGCAGGCGCATCGCGGCGATCGCGATCTCCGAGCCCGGCGGCGGTTCCGACGTGGCCGGCATCCGCACGTCCGCGCGTCGCGGCGGCGGCGGCTGGGTGCTGAACGGCGGCAAGACGTTCATCACGAATGGCGCCCGCGCCGGGCTGATCCTTGTCATTGCGCGCACGGGGCAGCGTGACGACGGCCGGCCGCTGTTCAGCCTGTTCCTGGTCGAAGGCGACACGCCCGGGCTGACACGCGGGCCCAAGCTCGAGAAGCTCGGCCGCCACGCCTCGGACACCTGCGAGCTGTTCTTCGACTCCGTGCAGCTGCCGGAGGACGCGCTGCTCGGCGAGGAGGGGCGCGGCTTTCACCAGATCATGTGGGAGCTCGAGGCGGAGCGGATCATGTCGGCCGCCACGTCGGTAGCGCTCGGCCGGCACGCGCTCGACCTCGCGGTCGAGTACGTGCGCGGGCGGCGGCAGTTCGGTGCGCCGCTGGCGGACAAGCAGGCGATCCGTCACGAGCTGGCCACGCGCGCAGCGCGGCTGGCCGCAGCCCGTGACCTCGTCCACGGAACGGCATGGCGGTTCCAGCGCGATCGGGCGGGCGCCGACGAGATCTCCATGGCCAAGCTCTTCGCGGCCGAGGCCCTGGGGGAGGTCGCCGACTACGCGCTGCAACTGCACGGCGGCTACGGCTACATGCGCGAGTACCCGATCGGGCGCGTCTGGATTGAGGCCCGTGCGAAGCGCATCACCGCCGGCACTGACGAGATCCAGCGCGAGATCATCGCGCGCCACCTTCTTGGCCCAATCCACGTCGTCGAGGGAGCGAGACCATGA
- a CDS encoding DUF4387 domain-containing protein: MATKLADLASTFRSKNAEPFMTTVDIYFPEEDAYRRVKDSGVITEEVVQERYRLPPEAVHGIYFVDDIRAIKVSFLKHGDEGYLGQGDPDLSDMFGAQMHVPLLDVEVP; encoded by the coding sequence ATGGCGACGAAGCTGGCAGACCTCGCTTCGACCTTCCGGAGCAAGAACGCGGAGCCGTTCATGACTACGGTCGACATCTACTTCCCGGAGGAGGACGCGTACCGGCGCGTCAAGGACTCCGGTGTGATCACCGAAGAGGTCGTGCAGGAGCGCTACCGGCTGCCGCCCGAGGCCGTCCACGGCATCTACTTCGTGGACGACATCCGGGCGATCAAGGTCAGCTTCCTGAAGCACGGCGACGAGGGCTACCTCGGGCAGGGGGACCCGGATCTGAGCGACATGTTCGGCGCGCAGATGCACGTGCCGCTGCTCGATGTCGAGGTGCCCTGA
- a CDS encoding acyclic terpene utilization AtuA family protein has product MKTLSYVVDGRLGDRLPQTVDSVVRTIREGVDVVAGQGTGMDAGPYYLGTDGVMPLRRGSVEPVLLAAKETGTPFVFSMGGAAGADVHLEAYLDVVREIARDNGTTFRVAVISGEISEDWLKQKLRDGTQARRSIETPRLSEYLTEQDVAEAVRIQSQMGPEPIMRALAEDGIDGVITGRALDLGVMMAPLLAHGYPRGLAGHAAKVIECGGMCAEPSQGWEGVLAELDGDSFTVTPVNPDFRCTVRSITGHSLYEREDPFEERNPGGVLDVGHAVYEQVDDRTVRCSGGKWRDAPYTIKLEGAKQLGFQAATLCAIRDEVLIRHLDGVLDDIREAVEHVSNGIDYTLTFRVLGRDAVLGSAEPNLGKVTPYEVGVLTLVTAPTQEQAMELTTTARLRLFLADYPDRRTTAGNAAVPLQQTQFTLGPAYAFNVWHLLPLEDPCEPFTHEIVELG; this is encoded by the coding sequence GTGAAGACGTTGTCCTATGTGGTCGACGGACGGTTGGGGGATCGCCTGCCGCAGACCGTGGACTCGGTCGTGCGCACGATTCGCGAGGGCGTGGACGTGGTGGCGGGGCAGGGCACCGGCATGGATGCGGGCCCGTACTACCTCGGTACCGACGGGGTCATGCCGCTACGCCGGGGCAGCGTCGAGCCGGTGCTGCTGGCGGCCAAGGAGACGGGCACGCCGTTCGTCTTCTCGATGGGCGGCGCGGCGGGCGCCGACGTGCACCTGGAGGCCTACCTCGACGTCGTCCGCGAGATCGCGCGCGACAACGGCACGACGTTCCGCGTCGCGGTGATCTCCGGTGAGATCTCAGAGGACTGGCTAAAGCAGAAGCTTCGCGACGGGACGCAGGCGCGCCGCTCGATCGAGACCCCGCGGCTAAGCGAGTACCTGACCGAGCAGGACGTCGCCGAGGCCGTCCGCATACAGTCGCAGATGGGCCCGGAGCCGATCATGCGGGCGCTTGCCGAGGACGGCATCGACGGCGTGATCACGGGGCGGGCGCTCGACCTGGGCGTGATGATGGCGCCGCTGCTCGCGCACGGCTACCCGCGCGGGCTGGCCGGCCACGCCGCGAAGGTCATCGAGTGCGGCGGGATGTGCGCCGAGCCCAGCCAAGGCTGGGAGGGCGTACTGGCCGAGCTCGACGGCGATTCGTTCACGGTCACGCCCGTCAACCCGGACTTCCGCTGCACCGTCCGTTCCATCACCGGCCACTCGCTGTACGAGCGCGAGGATCCGTTCGAGGAGCGCAACCCCGGTGGCGTGCTCGACGTCGGGCACGCGGTCTACGAGCAGGTCGACGATCGCACCGTGCGCTGCTCCGGGGGCAAGTGGCGGGACGCGCCGTACACGATCAAGCTCGAGGGCGCCAAGCAACTCGGTTTCCAGGCGGCCACCCTGTGTGCGATCCGCGACGAGGTGCTGATCCGCCACCTCGACGGTGTCCTCGACGACATCCGCGAGGCCGTGGAGCACGTCTCGAACGGGATCGACTACACGCTCACGTTCCGGGTGCTCGGCCGCGACGCCGTACTCGGGTCGGCTGAGCCAAACCTCGGCAAGGTCACGCCCTACGAGGTGGGCGTGCTCACGCTCGTGACCGCTCCTACCCAGGAGCAGGCCATGGAGCTCACCACCACGGCGCGGCTGCGCCTGTTCCTTGCCGATTACCCGGACCGCCGCACCACCGCCGGCAACGCCGCGGTGCCGCTGCAGCAGACGCAGTTCACCCTCGGGCCCGCATACGCCTTCAACGTCTGGCACCTGTTGCCGCTGGAGGATCCGTGCGAACCGTTCACCCACGAGATCGTGGAGTTGGGCTGA